In the Natronolimnobius baerhuensis genome, one interval contains:
- a CDS encoding lipoate--protein ligase family protein produces the protein MTDAASGSLADRDWRLIRDDARDGATQMALEEVAAETAITDGIRTVRTFSWEPSTLSLGYRQDAETVDWGFCEREGIGVTRRQTGGGGIYHDRFADISYTIVAPADEVPGDLMDCYDLFCEPILEAFDRLGVDADFAASEQDAIYQPACYLRDIHPAHDIVAPAGAADTARPKKISGNAQYRQRDVVIQHGSLSFDLEPTRHVGTFATDIADATFTDRVTSIREQVGEIDRETALETLGDALGDWCDADDGTWRAEELEAARDLADRKYGSDAWIKNREALEASEQ, from the coding sequence ATGACCGACGCAGCCAGCGGCTCCCTCGCGGACCGCGACTGGCGACTCATCCGCGACGATGCCCGCGACGGCGCGACCCAGATGGCCCTCGAGGAGGTCGCCGCCGAGACGGCCATCACAGACGGAATCAGAACGGTCCGAACGTTTTCGTGGGAGCCAAGCACCCTCTCGCTTGGCTACCGCCAAGACGCCGAGACGGTCGACTGGGGCTTTTGCGAGCGCGAGGGCATCGGCGTCACCCGCAGACAGACCGGCGGTGGCGGGATCTATCACGACCGCTTTGCGGACATTTCCTACACGATTGTCGCGCCCGCAGACGAGGTCCCGGGGGACCTGATGGACTGTTACGACCTGTTCTGCGAGCCGATTCTCGAGGCGTTCGACCGACTCGGCGTCGACGCCGACTTCGCGGCGAGCGAGCAGGACGCGATTTACCAGCCCGCCTGCTATCTGCGGGACATTCATCCGGCACACGATATCGTCGCACCGGCAGGGGCTGCAGACACAGCCCGTCCGAAGAAGATCAGCGGCAACGCCCAGTACCGCCAGCGCGATGTCGTCATTCAGCACGGTTCTCTGAGTTTCGATCTCGAGCCCACACGCCACGTCGGAACCTTCGCGACAGACATCGCGGACGCGACGTTTACTGATCGTGTGACGAGTATCCGCGAGCAAGTCGGCGAAATCGACCGCGAGACGGCACTCGAGACGCTCGGCGATGCGCTCGGTGACTGGTGCGACGCCGACGACGGTACGTGGCGAGCCGAGGAACTCGAGGCTGCCCGCGACCTCGCCGACCGAAAGTACGGCTCGGATGCGTGGATCAAGAATCGGGAGGCCCTCGAGGCGAGCGAGCAGTAG
- a CDS encoding helix-turn-helix domain-containing protein, which yields MGLLAQFDIYCDALPLVGVARELPDATVLFEFQFNHGNPPLFIITVTDGTRTAIEAALTAAVDIDEWMLIGEAGSTRRYQATPALTFEEQLGDHIDNPAGLKSLAAVEAVIERIEVTKEGWRQSGWFANRDAFTEFSLFWQQNGGFRLHRLTQNGASEPPGDGLSDRQREALRIAYENGFFQIPRRTSLKEVAAELDISASSVSERLRRAQTQLIEETVATTWPSLPE from the coding sequence ATGGGACTTCTCGCGCAATTCGATATCTACTGCGATGCACTTCCGCTCGTTGGGGTTGCAAGAGAGCTACCAGATGCAACTGTTCTGTTCGAGTTCCAATTCAATCACGGCAATCCACCACTGTTCATAATCACCGTCACAGACGGTACACGGACAGCAATTGAAGCAGCGCTAACGGCGGCCGTTGATATCGACGAATGGATGCTGATTGGCGAGGCTGGCTCTACACGACGATATCAAGCGACCCCAGCCCTCACCTTCGAGGAACAGCTCGGGGACCACATCGACAATCCTGCTGGACTCAAATCGCTTGCCGCTGTCGAGGCCGTTATTGAGCGAATCGAAGTGACCAAGGAGGGATGGCGACAGTCGGGCTGGTTTGCGAATCGGGACGCGTTCACCGAGTTTTCATTGTTTTGGCAACAAAACGGTGGCTTCCGGTTGCACCGTCTTACTCAAAACGGTGCGTCTGAACCACCTGGCGATGGCCTCTCAGATCGACAACGCGAGGCGCTGAGAATTGCGTACGAGAACGGGTTTTTCCAGATTCCACGTCGGACCTCTTTAAAAGAGGTTGCAGCAGAGTTAGACATCTCTGCATCCTCCGTATCGGAGCGACTTCGTCGTGCCCAAACACAGTTGATCGAGGAAACGGTCGCAACAACATGGCCGTCGCTTCCTGAGTAA